One Bacillus sp. 1780r2a1 DNA segment encodes these proteins:
- a CDS encoding heterodisulfide reductase-related iron-sulfur binding cluster, whose protein sequence is MFLLLNLLVFLAVTGYVIYLFFNLVYTRYLFIKLGEKTEFKPNLKERLNTVLVNIFGHRKLFKDKKSGYMHLILFYGFFIIQIGLIELIIKGFIKGYEFPLGEAHKYFSFLQEWTTFLMMLAVIYAFYRRYVEKLKRLQWKRDGKAAFVIIALFVLTISILLCLGFEAIMLGHQPNLAYAPFSGIILLTFAGIGATAGTVLFHIFWWIHMITVFSFMLFVPQSKQAHELFAMLNVFLKKSGPGRKLKKIDFEATNIEEFGVGKIENFTQNQLVDLYACAECGRCTNMCPASETGKTLSPMHLILKMRDHLTEKGAAITSRDPWVPAFAFNKSMKSPLNSKGHSFLEVAATKENVSLIGDIITEEEIWACTTCRNCEDQCPVMNEHVDKIIDLRRYLVLTEGKMNSDAQRAMTNIERQGNPWGINRNERMNWRESIANSIKIPTVSELKKNGEEFDYLFFVGSMGSYDKRSQNITKSFARVLNKANVKVAILGNEEKNSGDTPRRLGNEFLYQELAVANIESFKKYQVKKIVTTDPHAFNTFKNEYPEFGLEAEVYHHTELLAKLIESGKLTPKNKVNEVVTYHDSCYLGRYNNVYDAPRKILKSIPGLKVIEPERNRENSMCCGAGGGLMWMEEDKGTRINIARTEQLLEINPTLISTGCSYCSTMINDGIKAKEMEHQVQTLDLVEILERSL, encoded by the coding sequence ATGTTTTTATTATTAAATTTGCTTGTTTTTCTCGCTGTGACTGGGTATGTAATATATTTGTTTTTTAACCTCGTATACACTAGATATTTGTTTATAAAACTAGGAGAAAAAACAGAGTTTAAACCTAACCTTAAAGAGCGATTAAACACGGTATTAGTAAATATTTTTGGTCACAGAAAATTATTTAAAGATAAGAAAAGCGGTTATATGCATCTCATATTATTTTACGGCTTTTTTATTATCCAAATAGGACTCATAGAACTTATTATAAAGGGATTTATAAAAGGGTATGAGTTTCCTTTGGGAGAAGCACACAAGTATTTTAGCTTTCTTCAGGAATGGACGACATTCCTCATGATGTTAGCTGTCATATATGCTTTTTATCGTCGGTATGTTGAAAAATTAAAGCGATTACAATGGAAACGTGATGGAAAAGCAGCCTTTGTTATTATTGCTTTATTTGTTTTAACTATATCTATATTACTTTGCTTAGGTTTTGAAGCAATTATGCTAGGGCATCAACCAAATCTCGCTTATGCTCCATTTTCAGGGATTATCTTATTAACTTTTGCTGGAATTGGGGCAACCGCAGGAACTGTATTATTTCATATTTTTTGGTGGATTCACATGATAACCGTCTTCTCTTTTATGTTATTTGTTCCACAATCGAAACAGGCTCATGAACTATTCGCCATGCTTAATGTCTTTCTGAAGAAAAGTGGACCTGGTAGGAAATTAAAAAAAATTGATTTTGAAGCTACAAATATTGAAGAGTTTGGTGTTGGAAAGATTGAAAATTTTACTCAAAATCAATTAGTTGATTTATATGCGTGTGCTGAATGTGGACGTTGTACTAATATGTGCCCAGCCTCAGAAACTGGAAAAACATTATCTCCTATGCATCTTATACTGAAGATGAGAGATCATCTAACAGAAAAGGGAGCTGCTATTACATCTCGGGATCCATGGGTACCAGCCTTTGCTTTTAATAAATCGATGAAAAGCCCATTAAATTCTAAAGGGCATAGTTTCCTAGAGGTAGCTGCAACTAAAGAGAATGTTAGCTTAATAGGCGATATTATTACAGAAGAAGAAATTTGGGCATGTACTACTTGTCGCAATTGTGAGGATCAATGCCCTGTAATGAATGAGCACGTTGACAAAATTATTGACTTGCGTCGTTACCTTGTTCTAACAGAAGGGAAAATGAACTCTGATGCCCAGCGTGCAATGACTAATATTGAACGTCAAGGAAATCCATGGGGGATTAATCGTAATGAAAGAATGAATTGGCGTGAAAGCATAGCTAATTCAATAAAGATTCCAACCGTAAGCGAATTGAAAAAGAATGGAGAAGAGTTTGATTATTTATTCTTTGTTGGATCGATGGGGTCTTATGATAAACGTAGTCAAAACATTACAAAATCTTTCGCTCGCGTTCTAAATAAAGCTAATGTTAAGGTAGCCATTCTTGGAAATGAAGAAAAAAATTCTGGAGATACGCCTCGTCGTCTAGGAAATGAATTTTTATATCAAGAATTAGCAGTTGCAAATATTGAATCCTTTAAAAAGTATCAAGTAAAGAAAATTGTTACAACTGACCCACATGCTTTTAACACATTTAAAAATGAATATCCCGAGTTTGGTCTGGAAGCAGAAGTATATCATCATACCGAATTATTGGCTAAATTAATCGAATCAGGAAAATTAACACCGAAGAATAAAGTAAATGAAGTGGTTACTTATCATGATTCTTGTTACTTAGGGCGCTACAACAATGTGTATGATGCGCCACGCAAAATTTTAAAATCGATTCCAGGTTTAAAGGTCATTGAACCTGAGAGGAACAGAGAAAATTCAATGTGCTGCGGTGCAGGTGGGGGACTCATGTGGATGGAGGAAGATAAAGGGACTCGTATCAATATAGCGAGAACTGAACAACTTCTTGAAATTAACCCGACACTTATTAGTACAGGCTGTTCTTACTGCTCAACGATGATCAATGACGGTATAAAAGCAAAAGAAATGGAACATCAGGTTCAAACGCTCGACTTAGTTGAGATTTTAGAAAGGTCCTTATAA
- a CDS encoding electron transfer flavoprotein subunit alpha/FixB family protein: MSKKVLAIVETKDNKLRNVSLEVLTAANRITDRQEVVTVAFGNDMEKHTEELGKYGASEIYTVTNEELDVYTTDAYFQALCQVIEEIKPDVILMPHTAIGKDLSPRIASFFSLGLVSDVIDVQREGEDITFTRPIYAGKALERRKFVEGIQFATIRPNNIIPLQNEGSIKKVDFKVEVNNLRTVIKEVIRKTSEGVDLTEAKVVIAGGRGLKSPEGFNLLQNLADVLGGAIGASRGACDAEYCDYSLQIGQTGKVVTPDLYIACGISGAIQHLAGMSNSKIIVAINKDPEAPIFDIADYGIVGDLFDVVPMLTEEFKKITIAAV; encoded by the coding sequence ATGAGCAAAAAAGTATTAGCAATAGTAGAGACAAAAGACAACAAATTACGCAATGTATCTCTAGAAGTTTTAACTGCTGCAAACCGTATTACTGATAGACAAGAAGTAGTTACTGTCGCTTTTGGCAATGATATGGAAAAGCATACGGAAGAGCTTGGTAAGTATGGAGCAAGTGAAATATACACAGTAACCAATGAAGAATTAGATGTTTATACTACAGATGCCTATTTTCAGGCTTTATGTCAAGTAATTGAGGAGATAAAGCCTGATGTAATCTTAATGCCACATACTGCAATTGGTAAAGATCTTTCACCTCGTATCGCCTCTTTCTTTAGTCTGGGACTTGTATCTGATGTTATTGATGTGCAAAGGGAAGGTGAGGATATTACTTTTACACGGCCCATTTATGCTGGAAAAGCACTTGAGCGAAGAAAATTTGTAGAAGGTATTCAATTTGCAACCATTCGTCCTAATAACATCATTCCTTTACAAAACGAAGGGAGTATAAAAAAAGTAGATTTCAAGGTAGAGGTTAATAATCTTCGTACAGTTATAAAAGAAGTGATACGTAAAACCTCAGAAGGAGTAGACCTTACTGAAGCAAAAGTAGTAATTGCAGGAGGGCGTGGTTTAAAATCACCAGAAGGGTTTAATTTACTTCAAAATCTTGCAGATGTATTAGGCGGTGCGATAGGTGCATCAAGGGGAGCATGCGATGCTGAATATTGCGATTATTCTTTACAAATCGGGCAAACAGGTAAAGTAGTGACGCCAGACTTATATATCGCCTGTGGTATTTCTGGGGCTATTCAGCACTTAGCAGGTATGTCAAATTCTAAAATAATTGTAGCGATAAATAAAGACCCAGAAGCGCCAATTTTTGATATAGCTGACTATGGCATTGTAGGGGACTTATTCGATGTAGTTCCAATGTTAACCGAAGAATTCAAAAAGATTACAATAGCTGCAGTATAA
- a CDS encoding electron transfer flavoprotein subunit beta/FixA family protein yields the protein MNILVLVKQTFDTEEKINIINERIVEEEAEFVVNPYDEYAVEEAVRLKEQHGGEVTVITLGPERAESALRTALAMGADKAVLVNSGDVALDEFSVGKILAAVIKDREYDIILCGNMAVDNGSGQIGPRLAEELKIAQVTAITNLEINDKKAYIKRDVEGDIESIEVLLPLLVSTQQGLNEPRYPSLPGIMKAKKKPLEHLELEDLNFNNELPRTVVTTTFLPPKKEAGYILSGEIEEQVKQIVNILNNKEKVI from the coding sequence ATGAACATTTTAGTACTAGTGAAACAGACGTTTGATACAGAGGAAAAAATTAACATAATAAATGAAAGAATCGTGGAAGAAGAAGCTGAATTTGTTGTTAATCCGTATGATGAATATGCAGTTGAAGAAGCAGTTAGGTTAAAAGAACAACACGGAGGTGAAGTCACTGTCATAACATTGGGTCCAGAGCGCGCAGAGAGTGCCCTTCGCACAGCTCTTGCAATGGGAGCTGACAAAGCAGTATTAGTAAACAGCGGCGACGTTGCGTTAGATGAATTCAGCGTTGGGAAAATCCTAGCAGCTGTAATAAAAGACCGTGAGTATGACATTATTCTTTGTGGGAATATGGCTGTTGATAATGGATCTGGTCAGATAGGTCCGCGTTTAGCAGAAGAACTTAAGATTGCCCAGGTGACTGCAATTACCAACTTGGAAATCAATGATAAAAAGGCATACATTAAACGTGATGTAGAAGGTGATATTGAAAGTATTGAAGTTTTATTGCCTTTACTTGTATCTACACAACAAGGGCTAAATGAACCCCGATACCCATCTTTGCCCGGTATCATGAAAGCCAAGAAAAAGCCATTGGAACACCTAGAGCTAGAAGACCTAAATTTCAATAACGAATTGCCAAGAACTGTTGTCACCACAACTTTTTTACCTCCTAAAAAAGAAGCTGGTTATATCCTGAGTGGAGAGATTGAAGAACAGGTTAAACAGATTGTAAATATTCTTAATAATAAAGAAAAAGTTATTTAA
- a CDS encoding dihydrodipicolinate synthase family protein, whose translation MIKLMLPDENGQVYNYQTSEPKFYPKPTSPLKSRVVYSAAHVVCDPFIDNSPMEEAAIDWEGTLNYRRYLWSLGLGVAEAMDTAQRGMGLGWNNTRELITRSLQEAKSVRGGIACGAGTDQLQNISRITLSQVKEAYLEQCEFIEKYEGQVILMASRALAACATSPDDYYDVYSDILKQVKKPVILHWLGEAFDPSLSGYWGYKNLNSAMEVCLNVIRDNKEKVDGIKISLLDAQREIEMRRILPKGVKMYTGDDFNYPELIQGDETGYSHALLGIFDAIAPAASTAIQALDRGNKQEYRAILDSTLPLSRHIFQAPTYYYKTGIVFLAYLNGHQKHFRMLGGLESARSVPHLAKLFVLADQAGLLMDPEFAVYRMNSFLNLAGVSNSV comes from the coding sequence ATGATTAAGTTAATGTTACCAGATGAAAATGGACAAGTTTATAATTACCAGACTAGTGAACCTAAATTTTATCCAAAGCCAACTAGTCCATTAAAGAGTAGAGTTGTGTATTCAGCTGCACACGTAGTATGTGATCCGTTTATTGATAATAGTCCTATGGAAGAAGCAGCGATTGATTGGGAAGGAACTCTTAATTATCGTAGATACCTTTGGTCACTTGGTTTAGGAGTAGCAGAGGCCATGGATACAGCACAACGTGGAATGGGTCTTGGCTGGAATAATACAAGAGAATTAATTACTCGTTCTCTTCAAGAGGCAAAGTCAGTTAGAGGGGGAATTGCTTGCGGCGCGGGAACAGATCAGCTTCAAAATATTTCAAGGATTACATTGTCTCAAGTAAAGGAAGCATATCTAGAACAATGTGAGTTTATTGAAAAGTATGAGGGACAAGTTATATTAATGGCGAGTCGAGCTCTTGCTGCATGTGCAACTAGCCCAGATGATTATTATGATGTATATAGTGATATCTTAAAACAAGTTAAAAAACCAGTAATTCTTCATTGGTTGGGAGAGGCATTTGATCCTTCACTTTCAGGCTATTGGGGCTATAAGAATTTAAATAGTGCGATGGAGGTGTGCCTAAATGTCATTAGAGATAATAAAGAAAAAGTGGACGGTATTAAAATATCTCTACTTGATGCCCAGCGTGAAATTGAAATGCGTCGTATCTTGCCTAAAGGAGTTAAAATGTATACAGGAGACGACTTTAATTATCCAGAGTTAATCCAGGGAGATGAAACTGGATATAGTCATGCATTGTTAGGTATTTTTGATGCGATTGCTCCGGCAGCATCGACCGCAATTCAGGCTCTGGATCGAGGTAATAAACAAGAGTATAGAGCTATTTTGGATAGTACATTACCTTTATCACGCCACATTTTCCAAGCGCCTACCTACTACTATAAGACCGGCATTGTGTTTTTAGCCTATTTGAACGGGCACCAGAAACATTTCCGTATGTTGGGAGGACTGGAGAGTGCCAGATCTGTACCACATTTAGCAAAATTATTTGTTCTTGCAGATCAAGCTGGATTAT
- a CDS encoding acyl-CoA dehydrogenase family protein, which translates to MDFQLTDSMKEIRQLVKTFATEVVAPRAKEIEEKDEFFPDIIQKAGELGILGMELPEEVGGINSGTLTAVMSNEEIAKVSAAVCNVIGAVRLHLALIHQFGTEEQKDKWLPTLSSGRKIGSFSITEPGAGSDAANIKTTAVKKGDNWILNGTKSFITLGPVADMTIVLTVTDKSKGVHGLTCFIVEKDMPGFSAGPKDYMMGQHGVPISQLFFDNCVVPEENMLGEEGQGFKIMMAGLDGTRLDIAALSLGLSRAAFEAAASYAANREQFGKPIGNFQGVGFMLAEMETEIDAGRLLLYRAAQLRDSGLPFTKQSSMAKYFCSDNAMRHTTNAVQIFGGYGYSKEYSVERFMRDAKICQIYDGTSQIHRMIVSRSIMKEYKEKAMIMN; encoded by the coding sequence ATGGATTTTCAACTTACAGATTCCATGAAAGAAATTCGTCAACTAGTAAAAACATTTGCAACGGAAGTGGTAGCTCCTAGAGCTAAAGAAATTGAAGAGAAAGATGAATTTTTCCCTGATATTATTCAAAAAGCTGGTGAACTTGGAATATTAGGAATGGAACTACCGGAAGAAGTAGGAGGAATTAATAGTGGTACTTTAACGGCTGTTATGAGTAATGAAGAGATTGCAAAAGTCAGTGCAGCTGTATGTAATGTAATTGGTGCTGTTCGACTCCATCTTGCTTTAATTCATCAATTTGGAACAGAAGAGCAAAAGGATAAGTGGTTACCAACCTTAAGTAGTGGTAGAAAAATTGGATCGTTTTCTATTACAGAACCAGGAGCAGGTTCAGATGCAGCAAATATTAAAACAACTGCTGTAAAGAAAGGTGATAATTGGATTTTGAATGGTACAAAATCTTTTATTACTCTGGGTCCTGTTGCAGATATGACGATTGTTTTAACCGTAACGGATAAGTCAAAAGGTGTGCATGGATTAACGTGTTTCATCGTTGAAAAAGATATGCCTGGTTTTTCAGCTGGCCCAAAAGATTATATGATGGGACAGCATGGAGTTCCTATTAGTCAGCTATTCTTTGATAATTGTGTTGTACCAGAAGAAAACATGCTTGGTGAAGAAGGACAGGGCTTTAAAATTATGATGGCAGGGTTAGATGGAACCCGCTTAGACATTGCAGCTTTATCTTTGGGGCTTTCACGGGCTGCGTTTGAGGCTGCTGCATCTTATGCAGCAAACAGGGAGCAATTTGGAAAGCCAATTGGTAACTTTCAAGGGGTAGGTTTTATGCTTGCAGAAATGGAAACTGAAATTGATGCTGGACGTCTACTGCTTTATCGTGCTGCGCAGCTAAGAGATTCAGGGTTACCTTTTACAAAACAATCTTCTATGGCTAAATATTTCTGCTCTGATAACGCAATGCGTCATACAACGAATGCTGTCCAAATTTTTGGCGGATATGGATACAGCAAGGAATACTCAGTAGAAAGGTTTATGAGAGATGCTAAAATATGTCAAATTTATGACGGTACGTCTCAAATTCATAGAATGATTGTTAGTCGAAGCATTATGAAAGAATATAAAGAGAAAGCGATGATAATGAATTAA
- a CDS encoding alcohol dehydrogenase catalytic domain-containing protein produces MKTMKAAKVIAPHSIKMTEMPIPIPTENEVLIKVKYAGICGTDLKIYDGSISYIKEGNLSFPIIPGHEWSGEVVRVGGKVKKVKVGDRVTGECHIGCGVCNFCLQGKNNLCPDRIRVGIIGKSGAFAEYLTIPERGVHLLPSSMSYREGALVEPLTIALYSLDKIENITGASVLVFGLGPIGLMVCQLAKSMGATTIIGVDTNHGRLREGIIGGCDDVTSLTGEDLEKYIFNKTKGKGVNAVIEAAGVPSLLNLSIKLASLGGQISLLGLYHENAEVPTSQIIAKDLRIYGNIASARVWERAINLIATKRFKLDSITNHIVPFKEIQEAMKIAYSKESKANKITIEF; encoded by the coding sequence ATGAAAACAATGAAGGCTGCGAAGGTAATAGCACCACATTCAATAAAAATGACTGAAATGCCAATCCCAATTCCAACTGAAAATGAGGTGCTCATTAAGGTTAAATATGCTGGAATATGTGGAACAGACTTGAAAATTTATGATGGCAGCATCTCCTATATAAAAGAAGGAAATCTATCTTTTCCTATTATTCCTGGGCACGAATGGTCTGGAGAAGTAGTAAGAGTAGGCGGAAAAGTTAAAAAGGTAAAGGTTGGAGATCGTGTTACAGGAGAATGTCATATCGGATGTGGTGTATGTAACTTTTGCTTACAGGGAAAGAATAACTTGTGCCCTGATCGTATTAGAGTGGGGATTATAGGGAAGTCAGGGGCGTTTGCGGAGTACTTGACTATACCTGAAAGGGGAGTTCATCTTCTTCCCTCCTCTATGTCTTATAGAGAAGGGGCTTTAGTGGAACCACTCACTATTGCGCTTTACTCTCTGGATAAGATTGAGAATATTACGGGTGCAAGTGTTCTTGTCTTTGGATTAGGACCTATCGGATTAATGGTATGCCAATTAGCAAAAAGCATGGGAGCCACAACCATTATTGGAGTAGATACAAACCATGGCCGTCTGCGTGAAGGAATTATCGGAGGGTGTGACGATGTTACTTCCTTAACAGGTGAGGATTTAGAGAAATATATCTTTAATAAGACTAAAGGGAAAGGTGTGAATGCTGTAATTGAAGCTGCAGGTGTACCATCACTACTTAACCTCTCTATTAAGTTAGCTAGTTTAGGTGGGCAAATTTCTCTTTTAGGATTATATCACGAGAATGCAGAAGTACCTACCTCTCAGATTATTGCAAAGGATTTAAGGATTTACGGAAATATAGCAAGTGCAAGAGTCTGGGAGCGCGCTATTAATCTAATTGCGACTAAAAGGTTTAAACTAGACTCAATAACTAACCATATTGTACCTTTCAAAGAGATTCAAGAAGCAATGAAGATAGCTTACAGCAAAGAAAGTAAAGCCAACAAAATTACGATAGAGTTTTAA
- a CDS encoding dimethylsulfonioproprionate lyase family protein, producing the protein MHLIKLEDIEGEIFPAGRHSKVLVGKGDLKAQHFVTGHSVIFPDGKIPLHSHSNEEIYIILSGKGIITVGQETKNVEGFSVVYIPPNIEHSLVNIGTEDLTILYVYAPAGIVDHWEQERTGKLK; encoded by the coding sequence GTGCATTTAATTAAGTTAGAAGATATTGAAGGTGAAATTTTCCCAGCGGGACGTCATTCAAAGGTACTTGTAGGGAAGGGTGATTTAAAAGCACAGCACTTTGTTACGGGTCACTCAGTTATTTTTCCTGATGGGAAAATCCCGTTGCACTCACATTCGAATGAAGAAATTTATATTATCTTATCAGGAAAAGGTATCATAACGGTTGGGCAAGAAACAAAAAATGTGGAAGGCTTTAGTGTAGTATATATCCCGCCCAATATTGAACACAGTCTTGTAAATATAGGAACAGAAGATTTAACTATTCTCTATGTATATGCTCCTGCTGGTATCGTAGATCATTGGGAACAAGAGCGTACAGGGAAGTTAAAGTAA
- a CDS encoding Gfo/Idh/MocA family oxidoreductase, producing the protein MSKIVNVGVIGCGTISKAHFEAIQANHLMKLIGVADHDSKKAKSVSQQYGCKVYSNNLELISDPDIQVVVLLTPPGYHNDLIQLCVRYKKNILAEKPIGTSLEKIDTYIKLCEQSGILFSVISQHRFDQATTFLRDKIKGGKLGRVIGTNCIVNWYRDPNYYDSWRGFRELAGGGVLAIQAIHTIDLMLWIMGEVDSVKAYTDRIFHQTIDVEDTAMACLKFQSGSLGVISATTSAFPGYPARLDILGTEGSLTIEGDEVVFYQSKLDKHEKVLVTDKKETVADPGQVSIQSIGAQYQDFLEALDQGRKPLVTSEEARKAFQLLHAINKSSESGEEVKLHELIKGV; encoded by the coding sequence ATGTCGAAAATTGTAAATGTTGGAGTAATAGGGTGCGGTACAATTTCAAAAGCACACTTTGAAGCAATTCAAGCTAATCATCTTATGAAGTTAATTGGTGTAGCAGACCATGATTCTAAAAAAGCCAAAAGTGTGTCTCAACAATATGGATGTAAGGTATATAGTAACAATCTAGAGCTAATTTCTGACCCGGACATACAAGTTGTAGTTTTACTAACACCGCCTGGGTATCATAATGATTTAATACAATTATGTGTGCGATATAAAAAAAATATTTTGGCAGAAAAACCAATTGGTACAAGTTTAGAAAAAATTGATACTTACATTAAATTATGTGAGCAAAGTGGAATACTTTTTTCAGTTATATCCCAACATCGTTTTGATCAAGCTACTACTTTTTTAAGAGATAAAATTAAAGGTGGGAAACTTGGAAGAGTTATTGGTACTAATTGTATCGTAAACTGGTACCGAGATCCTAATTACTATGATTCGTGGAGAGGGTTTAGAGAATTAGCAGGCGGAGGAGTACTTGCTATCCAAGCTATTCATACAATTGATCTTATGCTTTGGATAATGGGGGAAGTAGACTCAGTAAAAGCCTATACTGACCGAATTTTTCATCAAACGATTGATGTAGAGGATACGGCAATGGCTTGTCTTAAGTTTCAGAGTGGGAGCTTAGGAGTTATTAGTGCCACTACAAGTGCTTTCCCTGGTTACCCAGCAAGATTGGATATCCTTGGTACAGAAGGGTCATTAACAATTGAAGGTGATGAAGTAGTGTTTTATCAATCAAAGTTAGACAAACATGAGAAGGTATTAGTTACAGATAAAAAAGAAACAGTTGCTGATCCTGGACAGGTTTCTATTCAATCGATTGGAGCTCAATATCAAGATTTTCTAGAAGCTCTTGACCAAGGAAGAAAGCCCCTTGTGACAAGTGAAGAAGCAAGAAAAGCATTTCAGCTTCTTCATGCAATTAATAAGTCTTCCGAATCTGGAGAGGAAGTCAAATTGCATGAGTTGATAAAGGGAGTATAG